A portion of the Cellulophaga algicola DSM 14237 genome contains these proteins:
- a CDS encoding TonB-dependent receptor: MKKMYLLFIVLLSAVSFSNAQITGTVLDDEGVPLPGASIVKKGTTTGATTDFDGNFSIEAAVGDMLIVSYIGFETKNVTVANSNMTIRLASGLALEEVVIVGSRNPNRTATESTVPVDVINMKELNNIAPQVNLNQILNYVAPSFTSNTQTISDGTDHVDPASLRGLGPDQVLVLINGKRRHTSSLINVNGTFGRGSVGTDLNAIPAAAIQRIEVLRDGAAAQYGSDAIAGVINIILNKSVNELTATVTTGANFSKNANDQTGGVDGQTTNVAASYGLPIGENGGFINFSGDFDVREAYGRMNEWEGSIFNLYNTVERVAGADGYDISSLLDNDVADVIQYTDQAGINRNGAATKDELRTLLSADNTTAELAARGKERSDYNMRVGQSALRGGRLFANFSLPLDTNGTELYSFAGLSSRTGNSAGFYRLPNQSRTFTPAYIDGFLPEINSTIKDQSLSVGIKGMIGDWSVDFSNTYGKNSFLYTIGNTFNASLENASPTFFDAGGFSFSQNTSNLDVSQFFEDVMSGLNIAFGAEYRVENYDIVAGEPASYGLYDGTGNINNPYDDILRDDAGSPVLDGDNKTIPNSNSALLVPSDFFGNSRPGGSQVFPGFGPKNELSRGRNSVAGYLDLEADVTEKFLLSFATRFENYSDFGSTINFKLASRVKASENLNIRGALNTGFRAPSLHQINFNSTSTIFDQNGDPQEVGTFANDSRAAKLLGIPKLKEETSSSASFGLTAKIPNANLTVTVDGYFVKINDRVVYTGQFEPTPDADDGSGSDVKVYSGPQLELFNLLSQANATAASFFANAIDTESKGLDIVITHKATFGDNWRLKSDLAGTFSKTKKVGDINASQVLQDAGLVDTYFPEDSRVYLEEAVPRTKFNLSNSLTSEKLIFFLRNVYFGEVTEATTTIANQQVFGEKLVTDLSVGYKATDALTFTIGANNLFDIYPDRAEDAFNNRSDGRFDWSRRAQQFGIGGRFLFARVSFTLK; this comes from the coding sequence ATGAAAAAAATGTACTTATTATTTATTGTTTTACTCAGTGCCGTAAGTTTTTCTAACGCCCAAATTACGGGAACAGTTTTAGATGATGAAGGAGTTCCTTTACCAGGAGCTTCAATAGTAAAAAAAGGAACTACAACAGGAGCCACTACAGATTTTGATGGAAATTTTAGTATCGAAGCAGCTGTAGGTGATATGTTAATAGTCTCTTATATAGGTTTTGAAACAAAAAATGTTACAGTTGCAAATTCTAATATGACAATTAGATTAGCATCGGGTCTAGCCTTAGAAGAAGTGGTTATTGTAGGTTCTCGTAACCCAAATAGAACAGCTACAGAAAGTACGGTCCCTGTTGATGTTATTAATATGAAGGAATTAAATAATATTGCGCCTCAGGTAAATTTAAATCAAATATTAAATTATGTAGCGCCATCGTTTACTTCAAATACACAAACTATTTCAGATGGTACAGACCATGTTGATCCAGCCTCTTTGAGAGGTTTAGGTCCTGATCAAGTTTTGGTATTAATTAATGGTAAAAGGAGACATACTTCTTCATTAATTAATGTTAACGGAACATTTGGTAGGGGTAGTGTAGGAACAGATTTAAATGCTATTCCTGCTGCAGCAATACAACGTATTGAAGTTTTAAGAGATGGTGCTGCAGCACAATATGGTTCAGATGCTATTGCGGGTGTTATCAACATTATTTTGAATAAAAGTGTAAACGAGTTAACGGCTACAGTAACAACAGGAGCAAATTTCTCTAAAAATGCAAATGATCAAACTGGTGGAGTAGACGGGCAGACAACAAATGTGGCTGCAAGTTATGGACTTCCCATTGGAGAAAATGGAGGATTTATAAATTTTTCAGGAGATTTTGACGTTCGTGAAGCCTATGGTAGAATGAATGAATGGGAGGGTTCTATTTTTAATTTGTATAATACAGTAGAACGAGTTGCAGGTGCAGACGGTTATGATATTTCAAGTTTACTTGATAATGATGTTGCTGATGTAATTCAGTATACAGATCAGGCGGGAATTAATAGAAATGGAGCAGCTACTAAAGATGAATTAAGAACGCTTTTATCAGCAGACAATACAACTGCAGAATTAGCAGCGAGAGGAAAGGAAAGAAGTGATTATAATATGCGTGTAGGACAATCAGCTTTAAGAGGTGGTCGTTTATTTGCTAATTTCTCGTTACCATTAGATACTAACGGAACGGAGCTTTATTCTTTTGCTGGTCTCAGCTCAAGAACCGGTAATTCTGCAGGTTTTTATAGACTGCCAAATCAAAGTAGAACCTTTACTCCTGCGTATATTGATGGATTTTTACCAGAAATTAATTCAACAATCAAAGATCAATCTTTGTCTGTAGGAATAAAAGGTATGATTGGTGATTGGAGTGTGGATTTTAGTAATACTTATGGAAAAAACTCTTTTTTGTATACTATAGGAAATACATTTAATGCTTCTTTAGAAAATGCTTCACCAACGTTTTTTGATGCTGGTGGATTCTCATTTTCACAGAATACCTCTAATTTAGATGTTAGTCAGTTTTTTGAAGACGTTATGTCTGGCTTAAACATAGCATTTGGCGCAGAATATAGAGTTGAAAATTATGATATTGTTGCGGGTGAGCCGGCTTCCTATGGTCTATATGATGGTACGGGAAATATAAATAATCCTTATGATGATATTCTTAGGGATGATGCCGGTAGTCCAGTTTTAGATGGAGACAATAAAACAATCCCAAATTCAAATTCTGCATTATTAGTGCCTTCAGACTTCTTTGGCAATTCAAGACCCGGAGGCTCTCAGGTATTTCCAGGTTTTGGCCCTAAGAATGAATTATCTAGAGGGAGAAATAGTGTTGCAGGATATCTTGATTTAGAAGCAGATGTTACTGAGAAATTTTTATTAAGTTTTGCAACTCGTTTTGAAAACTATAGTGATTTTGGTTCCACGATAAATTTTAAATTAGCTTCAAGGGTTAAAGCTTCAGAGAATCTAAATATTAGAGGAGCCTTAAATACGGGTTTTAGAGCACCATCTTTGCATCAAATTAATTTTAATTCTACTTCAACCATATTTGATCAGAATGGTGATCCGCAAGAAGTAGGAACTTTTGCTAATGATAGTAGAGCAGCAAAACTGTTAGGTATTCCTAAATTAAAAGAGGAAACATCTAGTAGTGCTAGTTTTGGGCTTACCGCTAAAATTCCAAATGCTAATCTAACAGTTACAGTAGATGGGTATTTTGTAAAAATAAATGATAGGGTGGTGTATACAGGTCAATTTGAGCCTACGCCGGATGCAGATGACGGTTCTGGTAGTGACGTTAAAGTGTATTCAGGTCCTCAACTAGAATTGTTCAATCTTTTGAGTCAAGCTAATGCAACGGCTGCGTCATTCTTTGCAAATGCGATAGATACAGAATCTAAAGGATTAGATATTGTAATTACACATAAAGCAACATTTGGTGATAATTGGAGACTTAAATCTGATTTAGCGGGTACTTTTTCAAAGACTAAAAAAGTAGGAGATATAAATGCTTCTCAAGTTTTACAAGATGCAGGTTTAGTAGATACTTATTTTCCAGAAGATAGTAGAGTTTATCTTGAAGAGGCTGTGCCAAGAACTAAGTTTAATTTATCTAATAGCCTTACTTCAGAAAAGTTAATTTTCTTTTTAAGAAATGTTTATTTCGGAGAAGTCACAGAAGCGACTACGACCATAGCGAACCAACAAGTTTTTGGAGAAAAGTTAGTTACTGATTTATCAGTCGGGTATAAAGCTACAGATGCATTAACATTTACAATAGGGGCAAATAATTTATTTGATATCTATCCAGACAGAGCAGAAGATGCTTTTAATAATAGAAGTGATGGTCGTTTTGATTGGTCTCGAAGAGCACAACAATTTGGAATTGGTGGAAGGTTTTTATTTGCAAGAGTAAGCTTTACTTTAAAATAA
- the pepT gene encoding peptidase T, which produces MNPILNRFLSYVTIDTQSDPNSSTTPSTEKQWNLANKLAEELKLIGLSDVTIDENAYIMATLPSNSTDASIPVIGFIAHFDTSPDFSGTNVNPQIIENYDGKDIVLNKEKNIILSPDYFDDLLQYKGQTIITTDGTTLLGADDKAGITEIVSAMEYLIHHPEIKHGTIKIGFTPDEEIGRGAHKFDVEKFGADWAYTMDGSQVGELEYENFNAASAKIVISGKSVHPGYAKGKMINAISIANEFMTLLPENEVPQKTTGSEGFFHVHHISGEIENATIELIIRDHDKSLFEKRKVRIATIKEQLNKIHGNCIHIEVKDQYFNMKEKVAPVYHIVTTAKEAMESLGITPLIKPIRGGTDGSQLSFMGLPCPNIFAGGHNFHGKYEYVPLESIESAIKVIVKICELTATKSNR; this is translated from the coding sequence ATGAACCCTATTCTTAATAGATTTTTGAGTTACGTAACTATTGACACTCAAAGCGACCCAAACTCATCAACAACACCGAGTACCGAGAAGCAATGGAATTTAGCCAATAAATTAGCCGAAGAATTAAAATTAATTGGACTAAGCGATGTTACCATCGATGAAAATGCTTACATCATGGCAACCCTTCCAAGCAATAGCACTGACGCCAGCATTCCTGTAATAGGTTTTATAGCGCATTTTGATACTTCGCCAGATTTTTCAGGAACGAACGTAAATCCACAAATTATTGAAAATTACGATGGAAAAGACATTGTATTAAATAAGGAAAAAAATATTATTCTTTCTCCAGATTATTTTGATGATTTACTTCAATACAAAGGACAAACTATTATAACTACAGATGGTACGACTCTTCTTGGTGCCGACGATAAAGCAGGAATTACAGAAATAGTTTCGGCGATGGAATATTTAATACATCATCCTGAAATAAAACATGGCACTATAAAAATAGGTTTTACTCCTGATGAGGAAATTGGTCGTGGAGCACATAAATTTGATGTGGAAAAATTTGGTGCAGATTGGGCGTATACTATGGATGGAAGTCAGGTTGGAGAATTAGAATACGAAAATTTCAATGCTGCTTCTGCTAAAATTGTAATTTCAGGAAAAAGTGTCCACCCTGGTTATGCCAAAGGAAAAATGATCAATGCGATAAGTATAGCCAATGAGTTTATGACTTTGTTACCCGAAAACGAAGTTCCTCAAAAAACAACGGGTAGCGAAGGCTTTTTTCATGTTCATCATATTTCTGGCGAAATAGAAAACGCAACGATTGAGCTCATCATAAGAGATCACGACAAGAGTCTATTTGAAAAACGCAAAGTACGTATAGCTACTATAAAAGAGCAACTAAACAAAATTCATGGCAACTGTATACATATTGAGGTAAAAGACCAGTACTTTAATATGAAAGAAAAGGTAGCTCCTGTTTATCATATTGTAACTACTGCAAAAGAAGCAATGGAATCCTTAGGCATTACTCCACTTATAAAACCAATCAGAGGAGGCACAGACGGATCTCAATTAAGTTTTATGGGGTTACCATGTCCTAATATTTTTGCTGGAGGACATAATTTCCATGGAAAGTATGAATATGTACCTTTAGAAAGCATAGAAAGTGCTATAAAAGTAATTGTAAAAATCTGTGAACTTACCGCTACAAAATCAAACCGATAG
- the yajC gene encoding preprotein translocase subunit YajC produces the protein MLEKYPFIPLIAIFVVFYFFMIAPQRKKQKQEKKFSAELKRGDKVVTKSGMHGKIVELNDKDNSCVIETLAGKIKFERSALSLEMSSKLNAPAVIEKK, from the coding sequence ATGTTAGAAAAATATCCATTTATACCCCTGATTGCAATTTTCGTAGTATTTTATTTCTTTATGATTGCACCTCAGAGAAAAAAGCAAAAACAAGAAAAGAAATTTTCTGCTGAATTAAAAAGAGGTGATAAAGTTGTTACTAAAAGCGGAATGCACGGTAAGATTGTTGAATTAAACGACAAAGATAATTCTTGTGTAATAGAAACTTTAGCGGGGAAAATAAAGTTTGAGCGTTCTGCTCTTTCTTTAGAGATGAGCTCAAAGCTTAATGCTCCAGCAGTAATTGAGAAAAAATAA
- a CDS encoding DUF1573 domain-containing protein: MRKIVITLNLLLVVVLMSCKDDATSKINSSNLEAAGERDAAAKMLPVMAFEKVEHDFGSIIQNTPQETVFKFTNTGDAPLIITDAKSTCGCTVPKFPKGAIAPGESGELVVNYNGSGNNLVQKVVTVSANTEKGSEQLRIKAFVNPKGGAPVGPLKQS; encoded by the coding sequence ATGAGAAAAATAGTTATCACGTTAAATCTATTGTTGGTAGTTGTTTTAATGTCCTGTAAGGATGATGCAACAAGTAAAATCAACAGTTCAAACCTTGAAGCAGCAGGGGAAAGAGATGCAGCAGCAAAAATGCTACCTGTTATGGCTTTTGAAAAGGTTGAACATGATTTTGGATCAATAATTCAAAATACTCCACAGGAAACTGTTTTTAAGTTTACAAATACGGGTGATGCTCCACTAATTATTACAGATGCAAAAAGCACCTGTGGTTGTACAGTTCCAAAGTTTCCAAAAGGTGCAATTGCTCCAGGAGAATCTGGTGAGTTGGTAGTAAATTATAATGGTTCAGGAAACAATTTGGTACAGAAAGTAGTTACCGTATCAGCAAATACAGAAAAAGGATCAGAACAATTAAGAATAAAAGCATTTGTAAACCCTAAAGGTGGCGCTCCAGTAGGGCCATTAAAACAGTCATAA
- the nusB gene encoding transcription antitermination factor NusB — protein sequence MLTRRHVRVKVMQCIYALTRSNDDSLEKQQKFLKFSIENTYSLYLLMMSLMKEIHHLAKNQVELSAKSYLSNSSSSFDDKKKFVNNRFLKMISENKVLDEELEIRKLQNWYLNDEYVKLLYKEIIASDYYTKYMYAESSSFEEDKQLVVDLFKNIIAPNEKIYDYFEDDKLTWVDDIPLVNTFILKLLKKTRADAVDSYFLPPLVKDQEDVEFSKRLLSKTLLQNEKLVKEIEGKTPNWDKDRIADIDAILLKMAIAELLNFPSIPERVTINEYLELAKEYSTPKSSTFINGILDKLVKEYQQEGKLNKIGRGLL from the coding sequence ATGCTTACAAGAAGGCATGTACGAGTAAAAGTAATGCAATGTATTTATGCATTAACACGTTCCAATGATGATTCTTTAGAAAAACAACAAAAGTTTTTGAAATTCAGTATTGAAAATACATATTCTTTGTATTTATTGATGATGAGTTTGATGAAAGAAATCCATCATTTGGCTAAAAATCAAGTAGAACTTTCTGCAAAATCTTATTTATCTAATTCTTCAAGTTCATTTGATGATAAGAAGAAGTTTGTAAATAACCGATTTTTAAAAATGATTTCTGAGAATAAGGTTCTTGATGAAGAACTTGAGATTAGAAAACTGCAAAATTGGTATTTAAATGATGAATATGTAAAGTTGCTTTATAAGGAGATTATCGCAAGTGATTATTACACAAAGTACATGTACGCTGAGTCATCTTCCTTTGAGGAAGACAAGCAACTTGTGGTAGATTTATTTAAGAATATCATTGCTCCAAACGAAAAAATTTACGATTATTTTGAGGATGACAAACTTACTTGGGTAGATGATATTCCTTTGGTAAATACATTTATTCTAAAGCTTTTGAAGAAGACAAGAGCAGATGCCGTAGATTCATACTTCTTACCTCCTTTAGTTAAAGATCAAGAAGATGTAGAGTTTTCAAAAAGATTACTTTCTAAAACGCTACTTCAAAATGAGAAATTGGTCAAAGAAATAGAAGGTAAAACGCCTAATTGGGATAAGGATAGAATTGCAGATATAGATGCAATTTTATTAAAAATGGCCATTGCAGAATTATTAAATTTTCCATCGATACCAGAACGAGTTACCATAAATGAATATTTAGAATTGGCCAAAGAGTACAGTACTCCTAAGAGCAGTACATTCATAAATGGTATTTTAGATAAATTAGTTAAGGAATATCAACAAGAAGGAAAACTGAACAAAATAGGCAGAGGTTTATTATAA
- a CDS encoding ABC transporter ATP-binding protein, translated as MKELKYINKYLKKYGTQLLLGLIITIIARVFSLVTPSYVKKSIEVVEKYGNNSIDRSEAKELLLENILIILGTALLAALFTFLMRQTIIKVSRYIEYDLKNEVFDHYQLLNLNFYKKNRTGDLMNRISEDVSEVRNYAGPALMYGINTITLFACIIPIMFMTAPKLALYTLIPLPILSVLIFNISKVIHKRSTIVQQYLSKLSTFTQESFSGISVIKAYGLENNINKELTELAIEGKNKSMNLAKVNAWFFPLMVLLIGISTIFVIYIGGQQYINGEIESVGVIAEFVIYVNMLTWPVAIIGWLTSIVQRAEASQKRINEFLHITPTIKNEVLELTPLQGKIEFKNVTFTYEDTNITALKNISFTIEKGQTVAIIGKTGSGKSTILDLVARLYDVSSGEILLDNTPIKNLNLNSIRQEVGAVPQDAFLFSDSIKNNIKFGKENATDEEIIKVAKKAVVHKNIMDFTKKYDTILGERGITLSGGQKQRVSIARALLKDPQIYLFDDCLSAVDTETEEVILKNLKNASKSKTTLLVSHRVSSAKNADKIIILKEGKILQEGTHTSLIETDGYYKDLYHTQLIDKES; from the coding sequence ATGAAGGAATTAAAATACATCAATAAATATTTAAAAAAGTATGGTACACAGCTACTTTTAGGGCTTATTATTACTATAATAGCTAGAGTATTCTCTTTAGTAACCCCCTCTTATGTAAAAAAATCTATTGAAGTTGTAGAAAAATACGGCAATAATAGCATAGATAGATCTGAGGCAAAAGAATTACTGTTAGAAAACATTCTTATTATTTTAGGGACCGCACTACTTGCTGCTTTGTTTACTTTTTTAATGCGACAAACCATTATAAAAGTATCTCGTTACATTGAGTATGATTTAAAAAACGAGGTTTTTGATCATTATCAGTTACTAAACCTTAATTTCTACAAAAAAAATAGAACAGGTGATTTAATGAATCGGATTAGTGAGGATGTAAGTGAGGTAAGAAATTATGCTGGTCCTGCACTTATGTATGGTATCAATACAATAACACTTTTTGCTTGTATTATACCCATAATGTTTATGACGGCTCCTAAATTAGCTTTATACACCTTAATACCACTCCCTATATTGTCGGTATTAATTTTTAACATTAGCAAAGTCATTCATAAGCGGAGCACCATTGTACAGCAATACCTTTCTAAACTTTCTACGTTTACTCAAGAATCCTTTTCTGGAATTTCTGTAATTAAAGCATATGGTTTAGAAAATAATATTAATAAAGAACTTACGGAGCTTGCCATAGAAGGTAAAAACAAAAGCATGAATCTTGCTAAAGTAAATGCTTGGTTTTTTCCGTTAATGGTTCTTTTAATAGGCATAAGCACCATTTTTGTTATTTATATTGGGGGTCAACAATATATTAATGGTGAAATAGAATCTGTTGGAGTTATTGCAGAATTTGTAATTTACGTAAACATGCTTACATGGCCAGTTGCAATAATTGGGTGGCTTACTTCTATTGTGCAACGTGCAGAAGCATCACAGAAACGTATCAATGAGTTTCTACACATTACCCCTACTATTAAAAATGAAGTTTTAGAACTAACACCATTACAAGGAAAAATTGAATTTAAAAATGTAACATTTACCTACGAGGACACAAATATTACTGCGTTAAAGAACATATCATTTACCATAGAGAAAGGCCAAACGGTTGCTATTATCGGAAAAACCGGCTCTGGGAAATCTACAATCTTAGATCTAGTTGCTCGTCTATATGATGTGAGTTCTGGTGAAATTCTATTAGATAATACGCCTATTAAAAATTTAAATTTAAATTCTATTCGTCAAGAAGTTGGCGCTGTACCACAAGATGCTTTCCTTTTTTCTGATTCTATAAAAAATAATATTAAATTTGGAAAAGAAAATGCTACCGATGAAGAAATTATTAAGGTAGCAAAAAAGGCCGTTGTTCATAAAAATATCATGGATTTTACTAAAAAATATGATACTATTTTAGGTGAAAGAGGTATTACTTTAAGTGGCGGACAAAAACAACGTGTTTCTATTGCTAGAGCTTTGTTAAAAGACCCTCAAATTTACTTATTTGATGATTGTTTATCTGCCGTTGACACAGAGACAGAAGAAGTAATACTTAAAAACCTGAAGAACGCATCTAAAAGCAAAACTACTTTATTGGTAAGCCATAGAGTATCCTCAGCAAAAAACGCCGATAAAATAATTATTTTAAAAGAAGGAAAAATATTACAAGAAGGAACACATACCTCTCTTATTGAGACAGATGGGTATTACAAGGATCTTTATCACACACAATTGATTGATAAAGAAAGCTAA
- a CDS encoding PUR family DNA/RNA-binding protein — translation MGEKEMIDQEEIYSKVLRAGRRTYFFDVRSTKAGDYYLTVTESKKFTHDDGSFHYKKHKIYLYKEDFSAFKENLDEMMNYIIEEKGSEVISERHQKDFKREDEIMIENDAPKAATESFTDVSFDDI, via the coding sequence ATGGGGGAAAAAGAAATGATAGATCAGGAGGAAATATACTCCAAGGTCTTAAGAGCAGGACGAAGAACTTATTTTTTTGATGTAAGAAGCACAAAAGCAGGTGATTATTATCTTACTGTTACTGAGAGTAAAAAATTTACTCATGACGATGGGTCATTTCACTACAAAAAGCACAAAATTTACCTTTATAAAGAGGACTTTTCTGCGTTTAAAGAAAATTTAGACGAAATGATGAATTACATCATTGAAGAGAAAGGTTCAGAAGTTATCTCTGAGCGTCATCAAAAAGATTTCAAAAGAGAAGACGAAATAATGATTGAAAATGATGCACCAAAAGCTGCTACCGAAAGCTTCACAGATGTTAGCTTTGATGACATATAA
- a CDS encoding M14 family metallopeptidase, translating into MKKILLLTLILATAALKSQEKVTLDYYLPANITYNENVPTPQSIIGHEVGEWHITHDKLVYYMQALAASSDRVNIENRGETFEGRPLLLLTITSPDNHKKIDQIQKEHLEISTQDGSAKSTNDLPVVVYQGFSIHGNEPSGSNAALVYAYYLAAAEGEEIEQLLKHTVILLDPSFNPDGLQRFAYWANTNKNANLNPDGNDREYHEVWPGGRTNHYWFDMNRDWLPVQLPESRARIASFHKWMPNILTDHHEMGTNSTFFFQPGEPNRVHPLTPKINQELTAEIGTFHAKALDNIGSLYYSEEDYDDYYYGKGSTFPDVNGGIGILFEQASSRGHIQESVNGILTFPFTIRNQFATALSTIEAAQHMRIKLLQYQQQFFKDALIESSKNKTKTIIFGDSKDAAKSWHLAEILQRQKIKFHQLNTDAVIDGKTFKKENSYVVPMNQRNSRLIKAMFEKRTTFTDSIFYDISAWTFPLAFNLDYTEVNSSTYLGEEITTLKNLTGTIGNLSNYAYAFEWNEYYTPKALNKILNKGIRAKVGKTPFSVEGKKYDYGAILIPVQNQELDPKELHAFLTEVAQESFINIASIGTGHTVGIDLGSSSFESLKKQEIAIIVGNGITSYDAGEIWHLFDQRYDIKLTKLDTDYFSRINLSRYTAIIIPNSYKGLDKNSTEKLKTWVKNGGTVIGYRGTTEWLAKNEFIDLKFIKDTLVAKDISYEQKKKFSGAQVTGGAIFETKLDRSHPINFGYKNNKLPIFRNTNSYIEPNKSSYNNPIQYTNSPLLSGYVSEEKLELLKNSVPFQAQRLGRGKVIVFTDNTNFRAFWYGTNKLLMNAIFFSEIL; encoded by the coding sequence ATGAAAAAAATTCTCTTACTCACTCTTATTCTTGCAACTGCTGCACTTAAGTCTCAAGAAAAAGTAACTCTTGATTATTATTTACCTGCAAATATCACTTATAATGAAAATGTTCCTACTCCTCAATCTATAATTGGTCATGAAGTAGGAGAATGGCATATTACCCATGACAAACTAGTCTATTATATGCAAGCCTTAGCAGCCTCTAGTGACCGGGTAAACATTGAGAATCGCGGAGAAACATTTGAAGGCAGACCATTACTTTTACTCACGATTACTTCTCCTGACAATCATAAAAAAATTGATCAAATCCAAAAAGAACATTTAGAAATAAGCACCCAGGATGGTAGTGCCAAAAGTACAAATGACTTACCTGTAGTTGTATATCAAGGTTTTTCTATTCACGGTAATGAACCTAGTGGTTCTAATGCTGCTTTAGTCTACGCCTACTATTTAGCTGCTGCCGAAGGAGAAGAAATTGAACAACTATTAAAACATACCGTTATACTATTAGACCCTTCTTTTAACCCAGATGGCTTACAGCGTTTTGCTTATTGGGCCAACACCAATAAAAACGCTAATTTAAATCCTGACGGTAATGATCGTGAATATCATGAAGTTTGGCCCGGAGGAAGAACCAATCATTATTGGTTTGATATGAATCGTGATTGGTTGCCCGTACAACTACCCGAAAGTAGAGCAAGAATAGCAAGTTTTCATAAATGGATGCCTAATATCTTAACAGATCATCATGAAATGGGTACCAACTCCACATTCTTTTTTCAACCAGGAGAACCTAATAGAGTACACCCATTAACCCCAAAAATAAATCAAGAGCTAACTGCAGAAATTGGAACCTTTCACGCTAAAGCATTAGATAATATTGGATCTTTATATTATTCAGAAGAAGATTATGACGATTATTATTACGGTAAAGGATCTACTTTTCCGGATGTAAATGGAGGTATTGGTATTTTATTTGAACAAGCTAGTTCTCGCGGACACATTCAAGAAAGTGTTAATGGCATTCTTACCTTCCCCTTTACTATTCGCAACCAATTTGCCACCGCACTATCTACCATTGAAGCTGCTCAGCATATGCGGATTAAATTACTGCAGTACCAACAGCAATTTTTTAAAGACGCACTTATTGAAAGTTCAAAAAACAAAACCAAAACTATTATTTTTGGGGACAGCAAAGATGCTGCAAAATCTTGGCATTTAGCAGAAATATTACAGCGCCAGAAAATTAAATTTCATCAATTAAATACTGATGCTGTTATAGACGGTAAAACATTCAAAAAGGAAAATAGTTATGTTGTTCCCATGAATCAAAGAAATAGCCGTTTAATAAAAGCTATGTTTGAAAAGCGAACTACATTTACAGATAGTATTTTTTATGATATTTCTGCTTGGACATTTCCACTTGCTTTTAACTTAGATTATACAGAAGTAAACTCTTCTACTTATTTAGGCGAAGAAATAACTACTTTAAAAAATTTAACGGGTACAATTGGCAACCTTTCTAATTATGCATATGCCTTTGAATGGAATGAATATTATACCCCTAAAGCTTTAAATAAAATTTTAAACAAGGGTATTCGTGCTAAAGTAGGAAAGACTCCTTTTTCCGTAGAAGGTAAAAAGTATGATTATGGCGCTATTCTAATACCGGTACAAAATCAAGAGTTAGACCCTAAAGAATTACATGCTTTTTTAACAGAAGTAGCTCAAGAGAGCTTTATAAACATTGCTTCCATAGGAACAGGTCATACCGTTGGTATTGATTTAGGCAGCAGCAGTTTTGAAAGTTTAAAAAAACAAGAGATCGCAATTATCGTAGGTAACGGAATTACATCTTATGATGCAGGCGAAATTTGGCATCTATTTGATCAGCGTTATGACATTAAATTAACGAAACTAGATACTGATTATTTTAGCAGAATTAATTTAAGTCGCTACACGGCAATAATAATCCCTAATTCATATAAAGGATTAGACAAGAATTCTACAGAAAAATTAAAAACTTGGGTTAAAAATGGAGGTACAGTAATTGGCTACAGAGGTACCACTGAATGGTTAGCAAAAAATGAATTTATTGACTTAAAATTCATAAAAGATACTTTAGTCGCTAAAGATATTAGCTATGAACAAAAAAAGAAATTTTCTGGTGCTCAAGTTACCGGAGGAGCCATTTTCGAGACTAAACTTGACCGTTCACACCCTATAAACTTTGGATATAAAAATAACAAATTACCTATTTTCAGAAATACAAATAGTTATATAGAACCTAATAAAAGTAGTTACAATAACCCTATACAATATACCAATTCCCCATTACTGAGTGGTTATGTTTCTGAAGAAAAATTAGAACTACTTAAAAACAGTGTGCCTTTTCAAGCACAGCGTTTAGGAAGGGGAAAAGTTATTGTATTTACAGACAATACTAATTTTAGAGCATTCTGGTATGGTACAAATAAACTATTAATGAATGCTATTTTCTTTAGCGAAATTTTATAG